Sequence from the Gadus chalcogrammus isolate NIFS_2021 chromosome 21, NIFS_Gcha_1.0, whole genome shotgun sequence genome:
CTTCTACGAGGACAGGGGAGGGAAGCACATTGTGACTTTAGACCAGAGGcatgcacaaatgcatacaaacacaatgATGGAACAATGCATTAGCATGTTATTCATCCGTGTTTATTGTGTATAAGCACCACGTAGCATGTGGCTCTTGTGCCAAGTGCCTTTCATGCAGCATCAAAACCAGTGACGACAAGTGACCCACTAGTGCCCTCTGGTGCATGTTTCACAACACGTCTATTGTGATGGTAGTTCTACTAGGAGCTATGTTATCAGGTCATCTAATTTAATCTCAGGGCTAACATGTTCATCAGTCTTCTTACACAAGGAGTACGATGATGTACATGAGCAGCAGACAGATGAGGATGAGGCAGAAGTTCACAAAAAGCTCCTGCAGGTTCCGCCTGGCCTGCGGGGGTACCTCCATGGCCTGGGAGGCCCGGCGCATGGCGTTGCGGGTCAGGTGCTGTACCTTCTCCATGGATGAGGACCACTGTTGAGGTGTGGACTGGAGAGCTGGTGGGGCCTGGCACTAGGCTGAGGTCGATAAGGAGCGGGACCCCCAAGCACTTATCCCCGGCAAACTTTGTGggcagaaaatgttttctgaaaATAGTCCAGCGCCGCTTTGAGGCAAGTGGTCACAGGATGTTGAGGAGACGTGTCCAGCGTCTGTCTCCTGTGGTCAGTCGGCTGGTGCTAATCTATAATAATAAATGCGTATATCCTCGGCTGGCTTGTCAGGATGAGGCTGCAGACggtcagaagaggcagacttTGAATAATGAGATTCCAGTAGCCTGGGAGAATAGGAAGAGGTATATGAAAGTAATAAAAAGGGACAATGAGAGTGTGCTGTATCCTTGCATATTATTTTCCTATGGTTAcattggtatttaattttttccaTTCTATAGCTCAGTGCTGTATGAGGTTCTGTACAGAAAGCTTTTTTGTcttaccaaaaaaaacattcaacaaACATTTCCATAGaacagaataaataataatggaAATTATGAAACATGATATTGTGTCCTATGTCAACTGGAGGTATTTTCCATTAACACActgaaataaattaataatatatttatttatacagtGCGCGCATGTGATGAGATTTGTGCCAGggatcgtctgtgtgtgtgtgtgtgtgtgttggctacTGCTTTGAACCTTTCCATGACGGTGCGCATCAGTTGCTATTGTGATGCTATACAAGGTCATTAGGAATATTTTGAGTGCAGCTGTGCAATTGTTTTCTTAAGATTCATTTTGTTTGATGTCTCCATGTAAAAAAAGGTTGATGTTATTTATAACAGCCCATCGTTTTTGATTTAACCTTTTTAGCAGTTGGTTGTGGCAAAAAAGGACAAAGTATTGCATTATTACAAGATTAAattcaaaacataaaaaaattgtcCCCTGACATTTCTCTTCAGAACCATTTTGTCTATAATTTTACTTGATTTTGTAATCCCACTTCCATGCTTAGCTTGTGCTTCCCGCAACCAAGATTTGTCGTTGATTCATAACATGCGCAGACCTGACTTAAGTCTCTGACTGTTCCCATGTGTAAAAAGAGGAAAACTTAAATTCTTACCTTTTTCCAAATTGTAGATATTTGAAGCGGATATTCAAAGGGTACCTGGCTATATGTGTGTCAGTCCCTCTGTCaccgtctgtgtctgtgtggagcacaGGAGTGCCCCGCTATTTTGTGCGATCACTGGTCTGGTGGAATAGAACGATACGTGTTGATGGGAGGTGActtggagggggtggagagctGAGGCCTATCCAGATGACAGAGGACAAAAAGGGCAAATATTAAGCTGCACGTTGTCAAACCCCGATCCTCGGCCCAAACTTGAGTTATTCTCAGATAAAGCTGAATCTACAGTTCTGCTTCTGTCTCGGTCGAGCTGCCTGCATTCACACCTTCAGGATGATGTGTACAGCACATTACGGAGGTACTAGAGCTTTCACGGCCACAAGTGTACAGGAGCCCACGCAAGACAGTCTGTTCCATTGAAAATATGTTGAAACAgcaatatatactgtatatacatggAAAATATGTTTAGAAATCCTACAAATGTAATGCTGAAGATCGCTGGGTGTGTCGCAAGCAACCAAAATGACTTGGATATGTTTGGATTTTGCCAGGTGCATTAATTGTCTGGCTGTCAAAAATGCACTACGCCCGTTCCCTGTTTGACCAATCAGCGTTAAGTTGACgactgtgtgtctttgtgttcccAAGCAGGAAAAAAGGGGTGTGTTCAGGTCTCTAGTGTGGCTCTTTGTGGATCTTCTCATACATGCTCAACATAGAACATTTTTTCTACACACATTGCATTGTTACCGTAAATCTGAATTTTCTCCCTGATTCTTTACTTAAAGCAttgaaaatgtgttatttttctaTTCACAAGGGATGTTTAGATTagaaaatatttgatttaatgcgTACATAAAAATGATCACAGATTTTGCCGTTGCCGTACCATGTTAACTATAAACTAATCCTTGATCTAAATGTATCCACTAATCTCCAACCTCTAAGGCTACGTTATGTACACTTTAGTCTctcaaatcagactttagattaatgGCTGATGGCCGACAAGCTCAAATCTGGGTAATCGGGGTgtttcactctctttcacttcatatttgtttttcgACCAATCCTACTGCTCAAAGAGGGAATCTGTAAGTGTGTCATTGGCTCCATAAAGTTTTCAAATTCACACCATGTATGGCCATTGTAGAAAAATGTGCTGTGAGAATATAAAAACAGATATCCTCCCAGCATATTTCACCCACCAATACATGACAGATGGTTAGGGTATTTATATGCCCTAAAACAACACTCAAATATTAGCTCTTATATCTTAACCACAGCACTTTGAACTGCCACAATGTGGCACGTATCGTTTCATAGTAATCGCATGCTTACCCAGAATTCATGCACAGACACGTATGCAACTCATACACTGTAGATTATAAGTCAGGCTAACTTTCCAGACCCTGATCTTCTACCAGGAATCCACATATCTTTGTTCTAAAAATAACTGTAGTATTGTCCTAAGTGGTATTTCACTGGGTGGGTGCAGTATGGGGTTGACCTTCTGATAAGAGGACAAAGCCGTTTGTTACAGGGAGGGGGTGAAAAGTTGTGAGTTGAGAACTTAAAACCTCCTTTCCTTAAGCAATTATATTAATAGTTATTGACATTGTTAATTACAAACCACAAGAATCTGTTTCCCTCATCGAAAACAGCTTCCTGTCAATGACTGATCCAGAAACCAGATCTAGGGGAGATGTAGGATTGTCTTTCTGAGGAAGCTAAACTTGTTCCGCAATCTAGTTGTAGCTGGTCACCCACTGTTGTCCCTTGAAATGGCTCAACCAGTTGACTGTTTTCATCATCTATACCCTTGCCAATAAGCCTGGAGAACACCCTGATCATCCTCCATCCTGTTTGGCTACTTGGATCAGTCAGGACCTCTAGCCTGCCTCATTGTTTTCATGTGGGCCGGATGGGGGTGAGAGTACTTGCCCTGACGGACAAAttccctcagccaatcagcgtagCAAACCAGTCCGCAGCAGGGCTTTTTCTTTATTGGGAGTGCGTGCtcttgttctttttcatgagtagggttgagcaccgaaactcTGTTCCAGTAGGTCACCGGTTCCGATTACCGGTTACAGAGATCGAATAAGAACACTTATTTAGGTGCCTCATAAGGGTGCCTGACTTTTTCTTAAAGCCCCCTGTcccgcccccatggtgttgcggcgtcaACTTGCGTTAGTGCTGGGCAGTATAACGGTTGACACCGAATAACGGTGTATTTTCCGTGATGTTTATATGCCGCCATACTGGTGTATTTGATTCGGAACGCTGTGCCGCGAGACACTGTATCAGACGGGAAACTTTTGAATGTTGCGCTTTTAAACACGCATGGTACGACTACGACGTTCTATGTCAATAAATGCGAGGCGCggtatttcaggccaactggtaaaagagtttgtcacggctttcaaacacgagggttagggttagccctaaccctaacgagCTGCGGCATCacttacttgatgttgttttgtgtgtgtgtgtgtgtgtgtgtgtgtgtgtgtgtgtgtgtgtgtgtgtgtgtgtgtgtgtgtgtgtgtgtgtgtgtgtgtgtgtgtgtgtgtgtgtgtgtgtgtgtgtgtgtgtgtgtgtgtgtgtgtgtgtgtgttatttcaaAGTAACCAACAAACTGAAAGCCGATGCATGCTTCCAAAACTAtctgttcaaaaccaaataaacaaatcaaaagcaGTGTCACTTATTTGCTTCAAatactttcttttcttttcaaaacttggGAATTAATACGGCGCGGTACagagcggttgaaaacaatgcTGGCGACTCCTGCGGCTGCCTGCACCTGCGtacttaatatgactttggcTGTAATGTGGCGCCATGCACGCAATTGTAAACGCGAGCAGCATAGCTCAGTGCCTGCCTGCTTTCAGcgagaaattattattatttatttattttttaaagataattatcagtcacagcactcacaACAGCCTTTCCTCTTCGGGTAAGTTGAGTAATTTAATGGCAACCTCAAATCTTAGGGATGCAACGATTGTGAAATCCTGGGCCTATACCGATACGATGTTTAAAATAACAatttggccgatgccgatgtttttttgttatttatttccccTTTTGTGCCAGGGAAACGAACCCTAAcgccccacgcacgcacgcagacactcaCCTCGTATACACGCCACACAATGACAaagggagaggcttttatgatttgtatgaaatcatccgtttatttcaacaactgcgccatcaacattcaacatcaaaattattcaACGTGAGCTTCGGCAGATAGGCCTACGTGCGCTGAAAACAGAtggctatttattttactgaacacagcaaATCGTGCGTGTTCGGTCCGTTTAAAAGTACACAGTAGGAACCGAtatcggataaaacccaaacgatacccaacggtcggtaaaacagcaacgcttttggcccgcctatattgatacatcgatgtgattgattaatgttctgggccaggggaggcccagaatatacacgagtatattgctcgttcccagagtgactcgctgagcaaattcaaattgtgctctcgcgagaactctggatttccagggtattatcggctccaaatatcggctcaagaaaatcggtatcggcgtatcggttatcggctaaggctgatgaaaagaaatcggtatcggccctaaaaaatctgtatcAGTCGATCCCTAGTTACCGCTCATTGCATCAGGAGATGCCATCAGTTTTTTCCAGTGGCTGCCTCTATTTTTACGTCATAAACTATGACAAAGTCCCTGATTGGCCGAGATAACATTGTCCTTTCTGGAAGTTGGTATTGGTGGCGGGCAGTCCAGACTGATCCTTGTAGCCAAACAGTATGTGAGGTCACATGATCAGGATGTTCTTCAGCATACTTGCCAATAACCATCATGGGTAAAAAACATCTACCTCGGTGATGATATACTGCATCGCATAACATCATTTTTGGTTCAGATAGATTCTGGTTGAGGCCAATTGCCTTCCAACTAGAGGAGTTAACCTGCATTTTACTAATAAGTGTCACACAAATGTTATGATGTTATACATCTGTTTAAATTATGGCTTATGTTCATTTATAGCTTGTCTTTAAccagtgtatttgtgtgtgatgtgtgtatttCAGATGCTGTCGGGGACATCGCTACCTGTCAACACTCTTGTGAAGATTAAAGAGGGACTGCTAAGACAAAGGGAACTGGAGATTGATCGGTACGGCACCAgttgtacacacagacactctgaTGCACAGCTGCCATACCTTTCAAGAGTGCCCTTGTCAAGTTCTAATCTATTGGCATACTGCAGCGCATAGCTACAAGCTGTGTGTCCCCAAACGGGGTGACACAGTAACAAGTGGGCCAAGGGCCTAAAGCATGAgtgttggtgtgagtgtgggtgtgtgcatgtcaaaCACAGATAAAGTAAGGAACAATCGGGGGGACTGGATGAACTCAGGAGCTGTGTTTTCTAAACATTCGTAGATGTGGAACATGAAGGAACCGATCTATCAGTAGCATGGGTACATTAGAGGTGTGTAACATGTGTAGCTGAAACACGATCTCATGCCATGCCATCTCAAATGGTGTTGTCACCATATCACATGCCAAATGTAACCATGCTACGGAAGTACATTTCATCCAAATTATCCAGATGATAATATGGAATTGTGCATTTGATCAATTCTGTACAGTTGATCCCAAATCATAATTCTTTTAACATTAACAATCGAATGCAGCTCTGAACAGGAACGTTTTGGGGCACTTAACTGGCTTGGAAAGGATGCCAGCCAGCCAAAGCAGTCCATTTCCAGCAAGCCAAAGCTACAATAATGGACTGATTCTCAGTCAATTAATGTTCCCAGAGGGGAATGTAACGATTCTCTCATGTCATGTTCATCTTGACCTTTTCTTTACTTCCAGACAAAAGCAACAGATCTTTCAACTTCATGCTAGAATCAGAGAAAATGAGCTCAGAGCACAGCAGTTCCTTCACAACCAGAGGGATCCGTCCGATCAGCCCTACATCCTCAAACCTAAGGTAGTGACTTGAATAATAGTGTATTACATTATACTACGATTTTCTGTATCATTAAGCTTTCATAATTTCTACCATTTGCGCTTTAATCCCTGATTATAACAAGATGTTTTTTGCAATGTTTTTCCAATAGGATCCTCTGCATGATTCAGTATCAGTGAGCTTGAGTGGACCCCCGTCTGAAAGCCAGTGTTGCAACAGAGGAGAGCTGGGCAGGAAGCTGGCTGATGCCCAACTCGAGGTCCTCCACCTCAACGAGTTCCTCAAGcagaacacacagaaatacacggAGGACATCAAGAAACTGGAGGAGAAGGTATGATGGCAAAGTGGTTTACTGGGTAGTGCATCGTTGCTACAGGAAGAGAGTGCATCAGGTTGAAAATACATCCGCTCAAGTTTTGACTTTAGCACTTTGATAGCTGATTATTTAATGTACTTTGTTCTCTGTGGCATACTGTACTCCTTTACAGTCATAACTTATTTCATCCTTCCCCTATTCTGTGCACATCAGTCCGCTCCCCTGTTTTATGCATGCTTTGATGTAAGCTGCCTTCCCTTGAACTGCCACAGATCAATATTTTAACCACGACACCCAGTTCATAACAAGCATAGTACTTCAGctgcaagggctttcatcagttTGCCCTCGGCTCAATCACTATTTTTTTAACCGCATTCTGCGATGGATAGTGGCTTATCTGACATTTACTCACATGGAAATCTTCAATACAAAATGAGGACGGCGACGGTCtgaatatctataaatatgaaACCCTGTATCCCCTGGATCAATGCAAATACAATTTGACGTGGCGTCCTTCCTCTTTAGATGAAGACGAGGGATCGCTACATCAGCAGTCTGAAGAAGAAATGCCAAAGGGAGACGGAGCAGAACAAGGAGAAGCAGCAACGCATAGAGACCCTGGAGAAGTACCTGGCCGACCTGCCGTCCCTGGACCAGGCGCAGTCCCAGACGCTGCAGGTGACCCCCGCTGCATTCAGGGCTCCAACGTGGATGGCAAAGCCCTAGAAAATGTTTGGCCTAGATTTCTGGTTCAAGTTATACGGGATTCAAGTTAATTACTTCTGCATCATACCTACCTACCTTAACTTACCTTGCATGACGTGCCATAATTCAATATGTATTGAACACGTATTTCCTGTTTCAAGTGATGTTAAATATCACATGCACTTGTGTATAAGTTGTACATGTTTAATATGTGTACATATGCATATTCTATGTTTCATGTTTGTTGATAAATTCACTTGGTGGTTCTATTTGTAAGGTATGTATTGCTCTTGAGGAGACCATGGTGACCAACAGTT
This genomic interval carries:
- the pln gene encoding cardiac phospholamban produces the protein MEKVQHLTRNAMRRASQAMEVPPQARRNLQELFVNFCLILICLLLMYIIVLLVRGM